The following is a genomic window from Triplophysa dalaica isolate WHDGS20190420 chromosome 22, ASM1584641v1, whole genome shotgun sequence.
ATAATGATTCTAATAGCATATATGCAATCAGCTTTGTAAGAGTTTAAAGATTCTTGGCACCGACGAGAGTGATTTGGATACTCCGAGCCTTCATTTCTCGTGACATCTGACACCAAACGCAGGGTGTGCAGAATGTGGACACCAGACAGTCACTACACATAGTGCCCTGCAACAAGCACAAAGTTATGATGTCATATGGGGTAAATCGCCACCGTGTAAATAATtccaaaataacaacaatactGAAATGGTCGTTTTCAATTAAGGAGGTTGGCAATTGTAACCTTGATCCCATAACGATGGCGCATCGAGACTCTCATGGACATCGTTATAGGTGGAACAATCCCAAAGAAATCCAGCAGGGGGAGACATAAACACTCGCCAAGGCGCTTGGTTTTAACACAGGCGAAACACCAGTAACACCAGAAACCAAAGCAGCCTGTTCACAGAGAGCAGTATAGTTAAAATGATCCTGAACTAGGTACATAGgtgtaatatattttacaagCCACTGAGACACACAAGCAGACACATAGTACGCTAGAGATTTTATCTTAGTAGGCCTATTTAAGGTGTTTAACTTACATTCAGGCACATCATCACAGCAATCACAAATGCCTGACCCCCATTTATCAGATTCTCTGGAGATCATAACAGGTTGTGGCTGCGTGAATATCATTGTGTTTGACATGTTTACAGCTAaaagaggaaaacaaacagaaagacaTGATGTGATTACGGCACAACAATCTCTCTATAGTGATAAGATGCATGGATTTCATCATTTTGACGAATTAGAAAGGAAAAGGTATGGAAATAAgggtttgtttgttaatattagttaatgcattagctaaaatgaTCGAGCAATGAGCAATCTAGGCCTAGTTTCtctgcatttattattttttaataatagttaATGCCAATACACTTGTTCATGATAGTTAAGTGTGTGCATAAATAATCTCACGTTAAGGGTTAGGGTTAATGTATAACATGagttaagattaataaatgctgaagaagtattgttcattgttagcaaatgcattaacaaaaacaacattatgtaaAGTTTTACGGAATAGaactcacaaaaaaacatttgaaattttgatatttaactaataaaaaagtatcagttaataatatttatatccTAAAACAAAAGGCCATTATCATCCTAAAATAACAGGGAAGAGTTATATAAAACCAGTTCAGATCTTAAATATTTGTGTAGTTCTACACTCACCCGGTGTGTTGTCAGGATGTTGGAGATGTTTCAGAAGCAGATGTTTGTATCTAGCGACCACGATCTTGCTCTTATCGTCATGTgatgacaaacaaaaataaatgatcttCCTAGGCACTACAAACTTGAAAACCTCCTTAACCTGTTAGACCCGAACAAAGCAGCATCCTTAATGTCAAACATACCAAGTGAGGTGTGGAGCAACACTGCATTGGTTTAAAAGCACCCTTGCAGAAAATTCTGCCACACTGTGATTGCCTGACTTGCTGTTTATTGAGAACACCTGTTGCTCTTTATTAATTAGCTCCATTCAACTAGGTGTTCCGGGGCGTTTCAGAAAGAAGGTTCAGTGAAAATGCGGAGTATAAACCTTTAAATAAGTGTAACTCTGGCTTTTTCTTTTCAGAATGCGAGGCATGTCAAACCTGAGAAAGCGGGATAACTCAAGCCCGTTTCTAAAAGAGAGGTAACTTATACCCTGTCCACACGAACACGGGCATTTTTAAAACCACCGTTTTTTCAATGCGTTTTGGCCGTTCGTCCAGACACAAACGCAGTACACGTCGAAACGTTAGAAACTCGGGTTTCAGTGTTGTCGTGTAGACAGTGAAACCGGAGATTGACGTAACCTGTATAACATTGGAATGCGTGCCGCTTCCTGCTTTATCTAACGTCAGATTCCAGGATTCTGATTGGCCTACACGGGTTTATGGTTAGGGTTATATCGCCACCTGTTGGTTTGGCATGCATTTGACAGTCCTTTATGTCGTGTTTTTGCGTTTAGTTTggatacagtgtttttttaaacgagaaaggaaaaactataaaaatatccGTGTACTTGTGGACTTGGCCTtatactcagagtcagtaaccatagtaactgATATTTTAACTTCCCTGTGCCTTCATAGCTTTAGGGAAAGGGGAAAAGTGTGGAAAGGATTGATCAGAAATGCAATTACCTTAAGTATGAAATATTGCTTCAGAGATTTAGAAAGAACAACATCCAAACAAACGGACCAAACATTCTTACATTTCAATCTCATCATATTAAGAGAAACCATTCATTCAAACTCAAACAATGATAATAGCATCAGAGTTTTAAGGACAAGGATAAATCTTACAACTGTTCTCTAGTCAGTTAAACGACATCTCAATGTATCATGTTAAACATGCATCcataaaacatttcacttaAATTCCACTTATGAAATGTAGATTAATGAAAGACTTGGTGAGtcaagttgtttttatttgtcacaaTGTTTCAAAGCAGATTAGCTGAAAATCGTTTtatctttattgtcattaaatCTTGAGTGGAAACCAACCTATGCCCAGATTTCTGATAAAGCTGCCTGTCAACAAGATGTGTCAAgactgtgttttctgtgttttgaaaGTGTACATAGTCCTGTTAGGATCTATAAGGCGGAAAAAAACTTGTCtggaaaacaaataatataatcaccataataatataaacaatttaatctCATGTCATGCtcggtaaaaaaatatattttatctttagTCTCATTCTGGGATAAACTGCACCTATAAATTCAACTTCAGTGGGTTTGAATGATGTTGCAAGCATGAGCTAAAGCAGATGTGGTAGGTCCTCTTCTGTAATCTCGGTACGGATTATTTATTCGGTAACAGGATTAAAATTGATAACCCCTATTTTTGCTCGAGACTCAAGAGTTATGACGTAAGGGGGTGTAGCGCTGCATGGGATATCCCCGAGTTATCATTCTTGGatgtaaacagaaaaagatcacaaaatattcatttttcgCGGTGTTTATCCCAACACATCACACTTATTTCTATTTAGCTGATTGTGTGAGGGACTAATGTTCCTATCGTTCTCAGACGATTTGTTCTTACACCGCATCCTGAAAGATACAGGACACGACGGTCATTACTGAGGGATGCTGCTACAACGCGTTGTTTCCGGTGTATCACTCCagatacataaaacatttttctctcCAAAAACTGTTCGCGTATAgaccaaaaaataacattcatgGTACCGGTGGGGTTTTCTCCGTTTCGTCGCGATTGTATCATCTGAATGCTGTACTGTTGCGGAGGCAGGGAGAAGGGGGAGAAGGAGCACACGGGCGCGGAGGAGGCGTTGATGAGCAGCGGGGTAACGGACACCGACACTCCGGCCGCAGGGATGTTGGAGATAGCGGACATGCCCGAGCTACTGCCTCCTTCCGGACAGCTTGAAGAGAGCCCCCGTGGATCAGCGTGTGATGTGGAAGATTTGCAGGGAGAGTTTAAGGACCGCTTGAGGCACGAC
Proteins encoded in this region:
- the ponzr2 gene encoding cornifelin homolog B, whose protein sequence is MSNTMIFTQPQPVMISRESDKWGSGICDCCDDVPECCFGFWCYWCFACVKTKRLGECLCLPLLDFFGIVPPITMSMRVSMRHRYGIKGTMCSDCLVSTFCTPCVWCQMSREMKARSIQITLVGAKNL
- the LOC130411789 gene encoding calcium/calmodulin-dependent protein kinase II inhibitor 1-like; amino-acid sequence: MLYCCGGREKGEKEHTGAEEALMSSGVTDTDTPAAGMLEIADMPELLPPSGQLEESPRGSACDVEDLQGEFKDRLRHDSPQRRLGQRAPKLGQIGRSKRVVIEDEDLEDVLNNNNNDGALPVPPSNAPS